GAGCGATCGTCGTAACCCACGGCAAGTCCACCATCATCGTCCGGCTCGGCCGTTTCTGGTGAGTGCGGCCACCGAACCCGCGGCGCGTCGGCGGTCGGGCCACCTGGGTGGTCCTGTCGGTGCACGTCACCGTAGGACAGGTGCTCGGTTGTGGCGTCGGTGTATTCGGGCGGGTAATCCGATTCCCAACGCGGTTCGCCGGCGTCGTCGTAACCGCCCACATCGGCATCGCGGTCGAAACCGTAGGGGGCGGCGGCCTTACGTTCGGCGCGGTTGCGTCGCCACCGCAATGCCATGAACACCGCCAGCAGCACCAAGACCAGCAGCGGGACCAGCGCCAGCAGATACCACCAGTTGAAGGTGTACCAATTCTTGGCGTGCGGCGCCGCCACCGAACTGCTCGGCTGGTTCTGGCCGGACACCTGCAGACCGGACAACAACGGAGCCAGATTGGCCGGATCGGTGGAGAAGGTGTTCTTCGCGCGGTTCCACGAGATCTTGCCGCCGGTGAACTTCTGCGAGATCACGTCGCCGTCGACGGTCTGATCGGCGACCGGCGCGCCCAGCTTCCCGGTCGGGCCGCGCAACTTGTCCCAGGCGGCCTTCATCGCGCCGCGCACGACGAACGCACCGTGGTCAGAGGTCCAGAAGATCACCGGCTTGTCGGCCGCGGAGAACGTGACGATGCGGCTGTTCGGCCCGACGCCGCCGTCGGACTCGTTGGTGATGGGGAAACCCAGGTCGCTGCTGACCGGGCCGCCGAGCGATTCGTACTTCGCCAGGATGTTGCTCTCGACGGCGTTCGCACCGGTCGCCGGGGTGAAGAACACCTTGCCCCCGGCGAAGTTCTGGACGATGCCATCGCCGCCGATCGGGTATTGACCGCCCTGCTTGGCGCCCAGCGGACCGCCGGCGCCGCCGGCCGCGCGCCAGGCCATGTTGATCGCCGCGGTGGGGTCGATCGCCACCTGCAGGCCCTTCAACTGGTCGGCCAATCCCGCTGGCTCAGTGGTGAATTCCTTGGTCTTGCGGTTCCAGGAGATCTGCCCAGCGGCGAACTTCTGCGCGGACACCTCGCCGTCGTAGGTCTCGTCGCCGACCGGCGGGCCGAGCACGCCGCCCGAACTGCCGAGCTTGTCCCACGCGGCGTTCAGGGCTCCGCGCACGACGAACGCACCGTGATCGGGCGTCCAGAAGATCACGGGTTTGTCGCTAGCCGATAAGGTCACCACTCGGCTGTCGGGCCCCGCCAGTCCGGGCACTTCATTGATGGTCGGGAAACCTAGATCGCTGCCTGCCGGACCGCCCAGCATGTCGTACTTTTCCAGAATCGGCCCGTACACGAATTTCGCGCCCGTGGCCGTGGTGAAGAACATTTTTCCGCCGTCGAAGTCGCAGGCGAAGCCGTCGGCGACCGGATAGACATCGCCCTTACGAGGTCCCAGGGGTGAGGTGTCGCCGCCGGCCTTGTCCCACGCGGCCATGATGGCGGCTTCGGCGTCGCCGATCGGAGACGCTGAGGCGGTAGGTGCGAGCAGCACGACGGCCAACGCTGTGGTCGCCACGCTGATCAGCGCCCGCCCGGCGAGCCTGCGCAATTGACCTCCTCCTCCGTTCACCAAGCCTCCCAGCCGGCGGACATGCCCTTGCGCATGGCCGTGCCCGTACCGTGCGCGCGGGCATAGCCCGAACGCGGGACACAAACCCCACCAGGGTTCGTATTATCGCCGGGCTCGCACAACTTTGCTCTAGCGAACAAGAAATACGAAGGCAATTCGCGAATATTACGAAAACGGATACCGCTTTGATGTCGAAATGATGCGGGCGGACGACCGTGTCGCGACCAGCCAGCCACGCGCTGGCCCTGTTCGACGCCAACAGTTCGCCGACGCTGAACTCGCTCGCAGAAGCAATTCATGGGCACCGATCATCTTGCCCCATACC
This Mycobacterium simiae DNA region includes the following protein-coding sequences:
- a CDS encoding sunset domain-containing protein; protein product: MNGGGGQLRRLAGRALISVATTALAVVLLAPTASASPIGDAEAAIMAAWDKAGGDTSPLGPRKGDVYPVADGFACDFDGGKMFFTTATGAKFVYGPILEKYDMLGGPAGSDLGFPTINEVPGLAGPDSRVVTLSASDKPVIFWTPDHGAFVVRGALNAAWDKLGSSGGVLGPPVGDETYDGEVSAQKFAAGQISWNRKTKEFTTEPAGLADQLKGLQVAIDPTAAINMAWRAAGGAGGPLGAKQGGQYPIGGDGIVQNFAGGKVFFTPATGANAVESNILAKYESLGGPVSSDLGFPITNESDGGVGPNSRIVTFSAADKPVIFWTSDHGAFVVRGAMKAAWDKLRGPTGKLGAPVADQTVDGDVISQKFTGGKISWNRAKNTFSTDPANLAPLLSGLQVSGQNQPSSSVAAPHAKNWYTFNWWYLLALVPLLVLVLLAVFMALRWRRNRAERKAAAPYGFDRDADVGGYDDAGEPRWESDYPPEYTDATTEHLSYGDVHRQDHPGGPTADAPRVRWPHSPETAEPDDDGGLAVGYDDRSSPEAEGQWTGAEADERDPDTVDTDSIPKVSAQDLREAGYDDEPPDAGYPDVAQEVVVPEGAYPHGTGTEYLDVADPDAIAEAGYPAVADEDAAYPEPGYPIAEEEAAEPEYPDVAVRHTPPDVEGARGAAASRSGRHAAADDDADFAPALGPAGRPTIHMPLDDPYEMPDGYPIKASARFGLYYTPDSDLYHDTLAEIWLSSEEAALVNGFTKAD